Proteins from one Chitinophaga oryzae genomic window:
- a CDS encoding RagB/SusD family nutrient uptake outer membrane protein, which produces MKSIKQYLLALAIVPGILSACNSDLDEIVYSDVTEQSYTYESATAAMGIVYANMRTLFGHTNFYMIQETTSDELVMPANPSGWDDGGIYKRMHLHTWNSENPQLLNMWNALYRGVTNSNRIIEQLQSGKVPTPAGISQASLVAEMRAARAFFYWLICDNFGDAPLVTTTATVLPDKASRRQLYDFIVSELTAAMPSLSEETGTRLYGRFNKWAAKALLANIYLNAQVYTGTAKWQDCLRECNDIISANKYSLEAAYRNVFVTQNDHSPEIVFAIPFDENRGGGFFVDMFSWHAALRDKRAMQVTPWGSGSAMGVSQFIDTYDPADKRLADTWLMGPQFALDGVTPLKGSYDRAGQNLIFTKDLPDGLFTGESEGYRQNKFEIKTGARFDLGNDFPFFRYAQVLMMKAECLMRTGDAAGAAQIVSEVRRRNFTDPAKAVVTAAALTGNTRYRYGYVEKYVVTDRGNTDVVPYGGFMDELGWEFAWEAQRRRDNIRFGVFTQKSWLSHKPQGSGRTVFMIPQAAVNSNPKLQ; this is translated from the coding sequence ATGAAATCAATCAAACAATATTTACTGGCGCTTGCCATTGTTCCGGGAATATTGAGCGCCTGCAATAGTGATCTGGACGAAATTGTGTATTCTGACGTAACTGAACAAAGCTATACTTATGAAAGTGCTACCGCAGCTATGGGCATCGTGTATGCGAATATGCGCACCCTGTTTGGCCATACCAATTTTTACATGATCCAGGAAACGACTTCCGATGAACTGGTGATGCCGGCAAACCCTTCCGGGTGGGACGATGGAGGTATCTACAAAAGAATGCACCTGCACACCTGGAATTCAGAAAATCCGCAATTGCTTAATATGTGGAATGCGTTGTACCGTGGCGTCACTAATTCCAACAGGATAATAGAGCAGCTGCAGTCCGGTAAAGTGCCTACGCCTGCCGGTATTTCACAAGCATCTCTTGTCGCTGAGATGCGGGCTGCCAGGGCTTTTTTCTATTGGCTGATCTGTGATAATTTCGGCGACGCGCCGCTTGTGACGACTACCGCTACCGTGCTGCCCGATAAGGCAAGCCGCCGGCAGCTCTATGATTTTATCGTATCTGAATTAACGGCAGCGATGCCTTCCCTGAGCGAAGAAACGGGTACCCGGCTATACGGCCGTTTTAATAAATGGGCGGCAAAAGCCCTGCTGGCCAATATTTATCTCAACGCACAGGTATATACGGGAACAGCAAAATGGCAGGACTGCCTCCGGGAATGCAACGATATCATCAGCGCCAATAAATACTCACTGGAGGCGGCTTACCGTAATGTGTTTGTTACACAGAATGATCACTCGCCGGAGATCGTATTTGCTATTCCCTTTGATGAAAATCGTGGTGGCGGCTTCTTTGTGGATATGTTCTCCTGGCACGCGGCCTTGCGCGATAAACGTGCTATGCAGGTAACGCCCTGGGGATCAGGCAGCGCAATGGGCGTATCCCAGTTCATCGATACCTATGATCCGGCTGATAAACGCCTGGCGGATACCTGGCTGATGGGCCCGCAGTTTGCCTTAGATGGCGTAACGCCCCTGAAGGGCTCGTATGACAGGGCCGGGCAGAATCTTATATTTACGAAAGACCTGCCCGATGGATTGTTCACCGGCGAATCTGAAGGCTACCGGCAGAATAAATTTGAGATTAAGACAGGGGCCCGTTTTGATCTGGGCAATGACTTTCCCTTCTTTCGTTATGCACAGGTGCTGATGATGAAAGCAGAATGCCTTATGCGTACCGGTGATGCAGCAGGTGCCGCACAAATCGTGTCCGAGGTGCGCAGACGCAATTTCACCGATCCGGCAAAAGCGGTGGTTACCGCGGCGGCACTGACCGGCAATACCCGCTATCGCTACGGCTATGTGGAGAAGTATGTAGTCACAGACCGCGGAAATACGGATGTTGTGCCGTATGGCGGTTTTATGGACGAACTGGGTTGGGAGTTTGCATGGGAAGCACAACGCCGCAGGGATAATATCCGCTTCGGCGTATTCACTCAAAAAAGCTGGCTTTCGCATAAACCGCAGGGGAGCGGCAGAACCGTCTTTATGATCCCGCAGGCTGCCGTCAATTCCAATCCTAAATTACAGTAA
- a CDS encoding NAD(P)/FAD-dependent oxidoreductase → MQKVIIIGGGIAGLIAAHVLADYCREILIIERDVLPAGPATRPGTPQAYHPHHLTPRGRMILQQLFPGLNNELLQNGAASSLGKEIWFSYPSGDLHIPEPANEAACSRSFLEWHIRSRVLKKETIQLLPATTVNDLLIDKTHNNVYGVTATRGNETIRLHADMVVVATGFHSHLSEWLHRQGYTIPEPEILTTLLGYSTRHYAFPASRSVPWSLLHAENPERPEVPTCVASFMENNVLEIILGNIGGQYPPTDSDGFEKVLQLLNIPALQEVLQQVTPLEAPRGYRIKDVTFRHYEKMASWPDGLLAIGDAFCTFDPIHGTGMTIAAMQADLLQTMLQQRSSLDASFGRDFLQAAARIVEPAWWMNAVADYGQPEVQHKYATPQKGLAFAHVFMEQAMQFAVQLREPALFGLVWLVKTSFLSPRELINRPMFQMLQEAGMAGPLEALIQAGKATDVAQWQDDICPDIPDYEDTLFIPRQVLQGS, encoded by the coding sequence ATGCAAAAAGTCATCATCATCGGAGGAGGAATAGCCGGATTAATTGCAGCTCATGTGCTGGCGGACTACTGTCGGGAGATACTGATCATTGAAAGAGATGTACTACCGGCCGGACCGGCAACACGGCCAGGTACGCCTCAGGCATATCATCCTCATCATCTTACGCCCCGGGGACGCATGATACTGCAGCAGCTGTTTCCCGGCTTAAACAACGAACTGCTGCAAAACGGCGCAGCTTCCAGCCTCGGTAAAGAGATATGGTTCTCTTATCCTTCCGGCGATCTCCACATTCCCGAACCCGCCAATGAAGCCGCCTGCAGCCGGTCTTTCCTGGAATGGCATATCCGGTCACGGGTACTGAAAAAAGAAACGATACAATTACTTCCCGCAACGACGGTCAACGACCTGCTGATAGATAAAACCCACAACAATGTGTATGGCGTGACCGCCACCCGCGGGAATGAAACCATACGACTACATGCAGACATGGTAGTGGTGGCAACCGGCTTCCATTCGCATCTGAGCGAGTGGCTTCACAGGCAGGGATATACGATTCCTGAACCGGAAATACTGACCACCCTCCTGGGTTACAGCACAAGGCACTACGCGTTTCCCGCTTCGCGGTCCGTTCCGTGGAGCCTGTTGCACGCCGAAAACCCGGAGCGGCCGGAAGTGCCCACCTGTGTGGCATCGTTCATGGAAAACAACGTGCTCGAAATCATCCTGGGCAACATCGGCGGGCAATATCCACCGACAGACAGCGACGGGTTTGAAAAGGTGCTGCAACTGCTGAATATTCCCGCCCTGCAGGAAGTACTGCAACAGGTAACACCGCTGGAGGCCCCGCGCGGATACCGGATCAAAGACGTCACCTTCCGGCATTATGAGAAGATGGCATCATGGCCCGACGGACTGCTGGCCATCGGCGACGCCTTCTGCACGTTCGACCCCATCCATGGTACCGGTATGACCATCGCGGCCATGCAGGCGGATCTACTGCAAACGATGCTTCAACAGCGCTCCTCGTTAGATGCTTCTTTTGGGAGAGATTTTCTGCAAGCTGCCGCCCGCATAGTAGAACCGGCGTGGTGGATGAACGCCGTAGCAGATTATGGCCAGCCTGAAGTGCAGCACAAATACGCCACCCCACAGAAGGGACTGGCATTCGCCCATGTTTTTATGGAACAGGCCATGCAGTTCGCGGTTCAACTGCGTGAGCCGGCATTGTTCGGGTTAGTGTGGCTGGTGAAGACCTCTTTTCTGTCTCCCCGCGAGCTCATTAACCGCCCCATGTTTCAGATGCTGCAGGAGGCCGGGATGGCGGGTCCGCTGGAGGCGCTGATACAGGCAGGAAAAGCAACGGATGTTGCTCAATGGCAGGATGACATCTGTCCGGACATTCCGGATTATGAGGACACACTGTTTATTCCCCGGCAGGTGTTACAAGGGTCATAA
- a CDS encoding glycoside hydrolase family 127 protein: MRLLLMLAVACAGSMLQATAQQKQTGTGTAAVRQTSLRQNPYRELPLGAIRADGWLKEMLLRQKSGATGQLDQLYPEVMGRRNGWLGGDGDQWERGPYWIDGLLPLAYILDDKELIAKTKPWIEWAIKSQQPDGYFGPSKDYGPESGIQRDNSHDWWPKMVMLKVLKQYYSATGDQRVIDLMTRYCRYQLKELPAKPLDNWTFWAKYRGGDNLMIVYWLYNITHDAFLLELGDLIHRQTFDYTTAFLERKLLSTQGSIHCVNLAQGIKEPVIYYQHHPEPRYLDAVKTGFADIRQFNGMAHGLYGGDETLHGNNPTQGSEFCTAVEMMFSLESMLEITGQVGFADHLEKIAFNALPAQATDDFMCRQYFQQANQVMATNKMRNFETNHDGTDVCYGLLTGFPCCTANMHQGWPKFTQNLWYATADSGLAALVYSPSEVTTSVAGGNTVMVKEITNYPFSEDIRFAVTMDKKSTVATFPFHLRIPAWCRNATVKINGKIWQQATGNQIVKINRQWKSGDVVELLLPMHIFRNTWDERSVSIERGPLTYGLKIGEEMKLVKNSNPPGSYGGNEFYEVRPTTPWNYGLLHTDDDKMETAYKVKKKDVVGNYPWNQGNAPVSITTRAKRIPSWQLYNEMAGPLPFSMTYRFEAAKEEEEITLIPYGCTNLRISQFPVVSQ; encoded by the coding sequence ATGAGGTTATTATTGATGCTGGCTGTTGCTTGTGCAGGATCTATGTTGCAGGCCACAGCGCAGCAAAAACAGACAGGGACCGGCACAGCTGCTGTCAGACAAACATCTTTGCGACAGAACCCATACCGGGAACTGCCGCTGGGAGCGATCAGGGCTGACGGCTGGCTGAAGGAAATGTTACTGCGCCAGAAAAGTGGCGCCACAGGCCAACTGGACCAGCTGTATCCCGAGGTGATGGGCCGGCGCAATGGCTGGCTGGGGGGCGATGGTGATCAATGGGAGCGGGGCCCTTACTGGATCGATGGCTTGCTGCCGCTAGCCTATATCCTGGATGATAAGGAATTGATCGCCAAAACAAAACCATGGATAGAATGGGCTATCAAAAGCCAGCAACCGGACGGTTACTTCGGCCCATCGAAAGATTATGGCCCCGAGTCGGGGATACAGCGGGATAATAGCCACGACTGGTGGCCAAAAATGGTGATGCTAAAAGTGCTGAAGCAATACTACTCAGCCACCGGTGATCAGCGGGTGATCGATCTCATGACACGCTACTGCCGGTATCAGCTGAAAGAGCTGCCTGCCAAACCGCTGGATAACTGGACATTCTGGGCAAAATACCGTGGCGGCGATAACCTCATGATAGTATACTGGTTATATAATATCACGCATGATGCTTTTTTACTGGAACTGGGAGATCTTATTCACCGGCAGACGTTCGATTATACTACGGCATTCCTGGAAAGGAAGTTGCTGTCCACCCAGGGGAGCATTCATTGTGTCAACCTCGCTCAGGGGATCAAGGAGCCGGTTATTTATTACCAGCATCATCCGGAACCCAGGTACCTCGATGCCGTGAAAACCGGTTTCGCCGATATCCGTCAGTTTAACGGCATGGCCCATGGCTTATACGGTGGCGATGAAACCCTTCATGGCAACAATCCCACACAGGGGTCGGAATTTTGTACAGCCGTGGAAATGATGTTTTCCCTGGAGAGCATGCTGGAGATTACAGGACAGGTGGGCTTTGCGGACCACCTGGAAAAAATTGCCTTCAATGCTTTGCCGGCACAGGCTACAGACGATTTTATGTGCCGCCAGTATTTTCAGCAGGCCAACCAGGTGATGGCGACGAACAAAATGCGGAATTTTGAAACCAACCATGACGGTACGGACGTTTGTTATGGTTTGCTCACCGGGTTCCCCTGCTGTACCGCCAACATGCACCAGGGATGGCCGAAATTCACGCAGAATCTATGGTATGCCACTGCCGACAGCGGCCTGGCCGCGCTGGTGTATTCTCCCAGCGAAGTGACAACCAGCGTAGCCGGGGGAAATACGGTAATGGTCAAAGAAATAACGAACTATCCTTTTAGTGAAGACATCCGGTTTGCCGTTACAATGGACAAAAAATCCACCGTAGCAACCTTCCCTTTCCACCTGAGAATACCTGCCTGGTGCAGGAATGCAACAGTAAAGATTAATGGTAAGATCTGGCAACAGGCAACAGGCAATCAGATAGTGAAGATCAACCGCCAATGGAAATCCGGTGATGTAGTGGAACTGCTGCTGCCGATGCACATCTTCCGGAATACCTGGGATGAACGCTCCGTATCCATCGAAAGAGGTCCGCTTACCTATGGACTGAAGATAGGGGAAGAGATGAAGCTGGTTAAAAATTCGAACCCGCCGGGTTCCTATGGCGGAAACGAATTCTATGAGGTACGCCCCACCACGCCCTGGAATTATGGCCTGCTCCATACCGATGATGACAAGATGGAAACGGCTTACAAGGTAAAGAAGAAGGATGTCGTGGGTAACTATCCGTGGAACCAGGGAAATGCACCTGTCAGTATCACCACCAGGGCAAAACGTATCCCTTCCTGGCAACTGTACAACGAGATGGCAGGACCATTACCTTTCAGTATGACCTACAGGTTTGAGGCTGCAAAGGAAGAAGAAGAGATTACCCTGATACCGTATGGATGTACGAATCTGCGGATATCGCAATTTCCGGTGGTGAGTCAATAA